A portion of the Sphingobacterium spiritivorum genome contains these proteins:
- a CDS encoding diacylglycerol/lipid kinase family protein, whose amino-acid sequence MAERKRILFVVNPISGGKRKTAFNKQVLEVLDLQKFNPTFQQTNHPNHAYELGKLAIEEKYDAVVAVGGDGTINELGSALVGSDIPLGIIPEGSGNGLALYLGIPMNEAAALRRLNRFEAVEVDSGLINDRNFFNIAGIGFDASVSDRFANENIRGPIGYLKSAINVLSNYKPCMYKLTIDGVQYEREAFMISVANSPQYGNNAYIAPQASVNDGVLDVCIVHKFPLYTLPMMVFHLFNKSADQSEYVEIIPGKEITIEREKDGAAHVDGEPFELGKKLDIRILPKSLRIIC is encoded by the coding sequence ATGGCCGAGAGAAAGCGAATATTATTTGTCGTCAACCCTATTTCGGGAGGAAAACGAAAGACTGCGTTCAATAAGCAGGTTCTTGAGGTATTAGATCTTCAGAAATTTAATCCTACTTTTCAACAAACTAACCATCCCAATCATGCGTATGAACTTGGAAAACTGGCAATTGAAGAAAAGTACGATGCCGTTGTAGCTGTTGGCGGAGACGGGACCATCAACGAATTGGGCTCTGCATTGGTGGGCTCGGATATTCCTTTGGGGATTATTCCCGAAGGTTCGGGAAATGGGCTGGCCTTATATCTGGGTATTCCGATGAATGAAGCTGCTGCACTGCGTAGGCTAAACCGATTTGAGGCTGTAGAAGTAGATTCCGGTCTGATCAATGACCGTAATTTTTTCAATATAGCAGGTATTGGATTTGATGCATCCGTGAGTGACCGCTTTGCCAATGAAAATATAAGAGGTCCTATAGGGTATCTCAAATCAGCTATTAATGTACTCAGTAATTATAAGCCCTGCATGTATAAACTGACCATTGACGGGGTGCAGTATGAGCGGGAGGCCTTCATGATCAGTGTCGCTAATTCTCCACAGTATGGAAATAATGCGTATATCGCTCCTCAGGCATCTGTTAACGACGGTGTGCTGGATGTTTGTATTGTGCACAAGTTTCCACTTTATACCTTGCCTATGATGGTGTTTCACCTGTTTAATAAATCTGCAGATCAGTCCGAGTATGTAGAAATCATTCCGGGGAAAGAAATCACTATTGAACGTGAAAAGGATGGCGCAGCGCATGTAGATGGGGAGCCGTTTGAGTTAGGCAAAAAACTGGATATACGAATCTTACCAAAATCACTTCGGATAATTTGTTAA
- a CDS encoding Dabb family protein, giving the protein MKRRKFLQSSAATIGTSALAVSAFAQSKSSFAVVENGQIMHSVYFWLKEELTAQQIKDFTKFFEALRKVPNIKSLRYGRPAETSKRPVVDNSWTYNLIVVFEKMEYINTYETHPIHLKAIEDFSSNWTKVLVHDTQLD; this is encoded by the coding sequence ATGAAAAGAAGAAAATTTCTCCAATCTTCAGCTGCAACTATCGGAACTTCAGCATTAGCTGTATCCGCTTTTGCACAGTCAAAATCCTCGTTTGCGGTTGTAGAAAACGGACAGATCATGCACTCGGTATATTTTTGGCTAAAAGAAGAACTGACAGCCCAGCAGATTAAAGATTTTACTAAGTTTTTCGAAGCCTTGAGGAAAGTGCCTAATATTAAAAGTCTACGCTATGGCCGTCCTGCCGAAACAAGTAAACGACCTGTCGTAGACAATAGCTGGACATACAATCTGATTGTTGTATTTGAAAAGATGGAATACATCAATACGTATGAGACTCATCCTATTCACCTGAAGGCAATAGAGGATTTCAGCAGTAACTGGACAAAAGTACTCGTCCATGATACGCAGTTAGATTAA
- a CDS encoding RDD family protein has protein sequence MNKLLINTPQNVKFEYNLATLGARIIAFGIDQLIVIAYVILAVLILKYSGAGFLSDSWTTMGLYSLFMLPAFFYPFVMETVLSGQTLGKKIMKIKVVKIDGTRATAYQYFIRWVCSIVDIFLCMGALGMSSIILSKKGQRIGDLAADTTVISTQTNTQLSHTLFAEITAERAITYPQVIKLSDQDANTIKDVYNKGFKRKDYNIIWALSARLEQILGIQRDRNPEEFIDIIIKDHYTIFRNK, from the coding sequence ATGAATAAGCTCTTAATAAACACCCCTCAAAACGTAAAATTTGAATATAATTTAGCCACCTTAGGTGCCCGGATTATTGCCTTTGGGATTGATCAGCTTATTGTTATAGCTTATGTTATTCTTGCCGTTCTTATTTTAAAGTATTCCGGAGCAGGTTTTTTATCAGATTCATGGACGACAATGGGGCTCTACAGTTTGTTTATGCTTCCTGCCTTCTTCTATCCCTTTGTTATGGAAACCGTTCTTTCCGGGCAGACACTCGGAAAAAAGATAATGAAAATCAAAGTTGTCAAAATTGATGGCACAAGGGCAACTGCTTATCAGTATTTTATCCGTTGGGTATGTTCCATTGTTGACATTTTCCTTTGTATGGGGGCGTTAGGCATGAGCAGTATCATATTGTCAAAAAAAGGACAGCGTATCGGAGATCTGGCAGCAGATACCACGGTGATCAGTACACAGACAAATACCCAGCTCAGCCATACTTTGTTTGCAGAAATAACCGCAGAAAGAGCTATTACCTATCCACAGGTCATCAAATTAAGCGATCAGGATGCCAATACAATAAAGGATGTTTATAATAAGGGATTTAAGCGCAAAGACTATAATATTATCTGGGCTTTATCCGCCAGGCTTGAACAGATATTAGGCATTCAACGGGATAGAAATCCGGAAGAGTTTATTGATATTATTATAAAAGATCATTATACGATATTCCGCAATAAATAG
- a CDS encoding MotA/TolQ/ExbB proton channel family protein, with the protein MANAPKTTSPAKQESGNSGSLFASLAIIICFIVGFVVWKYVMGAPSNFQENNPENQPLPGNYLGMVYHAGAIVPILIGLFLMVWVFSIERLIVINKASGTGNVGNFVRKVQTLINGGNIDTAIAECDKQKGSVANVIKAGLLKYKDVSANPGLDSEKSALAIQKEIEETTALEMPMLEKNLNVIATLVSIGTLTGLLGTVTGMIKAFSALATGGAPDSAKLANGISEALINTATGIATSTFAIVMYNILTAKIDKLTYSIDEAGFSIVQTYAANHK; encoded by the coding sequence ATGGCAAACGCACCAAAAACAACTAGTCCTGCAAAACAAGAGAGCGGAAATTCAGGTTCCCTATTTGCAAGTTTAGCAATCATCATTTGTTTCATTGTTGGTTTCGTAGTATGGAAATATGTAATGGGAGCACCTTCTAACTTCCAGGAAAATAATCCAGAAAACCAACCTCTTCCAGGAAACTACTTAGGAATGGTATACCACGCTGGTGCTATCGTACCTATCCTTATCGGTTTATTCTTAATGGTGTGGGTTTTCTCTATCGAACGCTTGATCGTTATCAACAAAGCTTCAGGTACTGGTAATGTTGGTAACTTCGTAAGAAAAGTACAAACGTTAATCAACGGTGGTAACATTGACACAGCTATCGCTGAGTGTGACAAACAAAAAGGTTCTGTTGCAAACGTAATCAAAGCAGGTTTATTGAAATACAAAGACGTTTCTGCTAACCCAGGTCTTGATTCAGAAAAATCAGCATTGGCTATCCAAAAAGAAATCGAAGAGACAACAGCATTGGAAATGCCTATGTTGGAGAAAAACTTAAACGTTATAGCAACATTAGTTTCTATCGGTACGTTGACAGGTCTATTAGGTACAGTAACAGGTATGATCAAGGCCTTCTCTGCATTAGCAACAGGTGGTGCTCCGGATTCAGCTAAATTAGCAAACGGTATCTCTGAGGCCCTTATCAATACAGCAACAGGTATCGCGACTTCTACATTCGCTATCGTAATGTATAACATCCTTACTGCAAAAATCGATAAATTAACTTACTCAATTGACGAGGCTGGTTTCTCAATCGTACAAACGTACGCGGCTAACCACAAATAA
- a CDS encoding ABC transporter permease: MELNFEFKKERKLGEFVQDFVDLLKIVIRHFCATLFRLAVIPLAILLLLVFYLTTKVDFNADFSAGDMMQIWGLFIGIVCVLLLLSTLFFGIAIEYFILLKNQNNLDFGSTEVWNNFKSNFGKYFRFFGASILVMLIMIIPFFFVLIIASFIPFVGNIVAGVLMSLIGVWLFCAFMLYREGYYSLGSCFNEAYHLLKKKVYDYGVSSYIVSAIFQVMLMMMTLIPALILGLIAYNTVGFNDNFFDTFSGKLIVSLGGTIFSLVTITSYMFSVLISGLIYESAKELRFGENIYETINNIGKEANGH, encoded by the coding sequence ATGGAGTTAAACTTTGAGTTCAAAAAGGAACGTAAATTAGGGGAATTTGTGCAAGATTTTGTGGATTTGCTAAAGATCGTTATCCGGCATTTCTGTGCAACGCTTTTTCGGCTGGCGGTTATACCTCTTGCCATTCTGTTGCTACTGGTCTTTTATCTGACGACTAAAGTAGATTTTAATGCAGACTTCAGTGCCGGAGATATGATGCAGATATGGGGTCTCTTTATCGGTATAGTCTGTGTCCTTTTGTTGCTTTCTACTCTGTTTTTTGGCATAGCTATAGAATACTTTATTCTGTTGAAAAATCAGAATAATCTGGATTTCGGATCAACGGAAGTATGGAACAATTTTAAATCAAACTTTGGCAAGTATTTTAGGTTTTTCGGTGCATCTATTCTGGTGATGTTAATCATGATCATCCCGTTTTTCTTTGTCCTGATTATTGCTTCTTTTATTCCTTTTGTCGGTAACATCGTGGCCGGGGTCCTGATGTCCCTGATTGGAGTGTGGCTGTTCTGCGCTTTTATGCTGTATAGAGAAGGCTACTATTCTCTTGGCAGCTGTTTTAATGAGGCCTATCATTTACTGAAGAAAAAAGTATATGATTATGGTGTATCCTCTTATATTGTCAGCGCCATTTTTCAGGTTATGCTTATGATGATGACATTGATCCCTGCATTGATCCTGGGATTGATTGCTTATAATACAGTTGGGTTCAACGATAATTTTTTTGATACCTTTTCCGGAAAACTGATTGTTTCGCTGGGTGGAACTATTTTCTCACTGGTAACGATAACCAGCTATATGTTCTCTGTACTCATTTCCGGATTGATATATGAATCCGCTAAAGAATTACGGTTCGGAGAGAATATTTATGAAACAATAAACAATATTGGAAAGGAGGCAAATGGCCACTAA
- a CDS encoding DUF4350 domain-containing protein: MKNTGKFGIIVLLIALVLIAIIDATSRKPIDWRKSFDQRDKIPYGLYVLHQELGNILGNDRKIENTKKSVYETLEEDSLHAKNTAFVFIGDYIDIMGATATEKLLQFAKEGGEVFISTNYYSSNLLDTLNLSSAYLDVNKFSGFSLLGDINYSLVNGRKRIKYDKIEQTSIFDLIDSTNISIAGNAYAGKHAVPNFVEVSWGKGKLYLHHTPEMFTNYYMLQHQKYDYAASALKLIKAKHIIWCDNYYREGQPSTPLRMILSYEGLREAWYLLLFGLLLFLLFRSKREQRAVEVVTPEPNLSKEFAKTIGTLYYENGEPGNMIDKKIDYFLFDIRNHFHLDTLQLRDEKFLNNLSLKAGISLAETEELMNLITRYRNRKDLSTHDLKFINNKIEEFKTKSNMI; encoded by the coding sequence ATGAAAAATACGGGTAAGTTTGGAATTATAGTATTGCTGATCGCGCTGGTATTGATTGCAATAATAGATGCAACCAGTCGCAAGCCTATAGACTGGAGAAAATCTTTTGATCAGCGGGACAAGATACCCTACGGATTATATGTGTTGCATCAGGAGTTGGGAAATATCTTAGGAAATGACCGCAAAATCGAAAACACAAAAAAGTCAGTTTATGAAACTTTAGAAGAGGATTCATTGCACGCAAAAAATACTGCTTTTGTGTTTATAGGTGACTATATAGACATTATGGGAGCCACTGCAACAGAGAAATTGCTGCAATTTGCAAAAGAAGGAGGAGAAGTTTTCATATCGACAAACTATTACTCCAGCAATCTTTTAGATACGCTTAATCTTTCTTCAGCCTATCTGGATGTGAATAAATTTTCGGGATTTTCGTTATTAGGCGATATAAACTACTCACTTGTCAACGGTCGCAAGAGAATAAAGTACGATAAGATAGAACAGACATCAATATTTGATCTTATCGATAGCACTAATATTTCCATTGCCGGTAATGCGTATGCAGGCAAGCATGCTGTCCCTAATTTTGTGGAGGTATCCTGGGGCAAAGGCAAGCTCTATTTGCATCATACTCCGGAAATGTTTACCAATTATTACATGCTGCAACATCAAAAATATGATTATGCAGCTTCGGCATTGAAATTAATAAAAGCTAAGCATATCATCTGGTGTGACAACTATTACAGGGAAGGGCAGCCAAGTACACCTCTGCGTATGATTCTTTCCTACGAAGGACTTCGTGAAGCATGGTATTTGTTATTGTTTGGTCTTCTGCTATTTCTGTTGTTCCGAAGCAAACGTGAACAACGTGCAGTAGAGGTGGTGACTCCTGAGCCAAATCTGTCTAAAGAATTTGCCAAAACAATAGGGACGCTTTATTATGAAAATGGTGAGCCGGGAAATATGATAGACAAGAAAATAGATTATTTCCTTTTCGATATCAGAAATCATTTTCATCTGGACACGCTCCAGTTGAGGGATGAAAAATTTCTCAACAATCTGTCTCTGAAAGCAGGAATTTCACTTGCCGAAACGGAAGAATTAATGAATTTGATAACGCGGTACAGGAATAGAAAAGACCTGTCTACACACGATCTCAAGTTTATAAACAATAAAATAGAAGAATTCAAGACTAAATCTAATATGATATGA
- a CDS encoding ExbD/TolR family protein — MGKAKVKRTSTSIDMTAMCDVSFLLLTFFVLTSTARQPEAFPVDTPASTTKDKLPDTNLGIITIGGEGKVFFGVKEREVRKRMLERMSAKYNIQFSQEDYTKFELAEDFGVPIKNLRQLLTLDVSQRVQPGVQTGIPVDSTENNTNELYHWVQSARLATAEITKEKESEKDFVDPGPMKIAIKADANEKYPSINLVIETLRNQKQNKFSFVTGLKGNE, encoded by the coding sequence ATGGGAAAAGCTAAAGTAAAAAGAACGAGTACGTCCATCGACATGACAGCCATGTGTGACGTATCCTTCTTGCTTCTTACATTCTTCGTATTGACATCTACAGCACGTCAACCGGAAGCATTCCCTGTAGACACACCAGCTTCTACCACAAAAGATAAATTGCCGGATACTAATCTTGGTATTATCACAATCGGTGGAGAAGGAAAAGTGTTCTTCGGAGTGAAAGAACGTGAAGTTCGTAAAAGGATGTTAGAAAGAATGTCGGCGAAGTACAATATTCAATTCTCTCAAGAGGATTACACAAAATTCGAATTAGCTGAGGATTTTGGTGTTCCGATTAAGAATTTGCGCCAGCTTTTGACACTTGACGTGAGTCAACGTGTACAGCCGGGAGTGCAAACAGGTATTCCTGTTGATAGTACAGAGAATAATACAAACGAATTGTATCATTGGGTTCAGTCAGCAAGATTAGCAACAGCTGAGATTACAAAAGAAAAAGAAAGCGAGAAGGATTTTGTTGATCCGGGACCGATGAAAATTGCAATCAAAGCAGATGCTAACGAGAAGTATCCATCAATTAATTTAGTAATTGAGACTCTTCGTAACCAAAAGCAGAACAAATTCAGTTTTGTAACAGGTCTAAAAGGTAACGAATAA
- a CDS encoding AAA family ATPase: MNELEKYMPNFESRLDLTELQDKMESVKREVKKVIVGQDQVINMLLMSILSSGHSLIEGLPGVAKTLTAKLIAKTINSTFRRIQFTPDLMPSDVTGSSILDLKSNEFEFRRGPIFGNIILIDEINRAPAKTQASLFECMSERQVTVDGNTYPMDSPFIVLATQNPIEHEGTYRLPEAQLDRFLFKIVVNYPEFSQELTILKEHHAQKAGNKEALVQQVVSGEEIVLFQSQVKLVFAHEDVLNYIAQIIVQTRTNPNLTLGASPRASIAILEASKASAALLGRDFITPDDVKYVAPAILGHRVTLTPEKEMEGFTTEFIIKQIVDGVEIPR, encoded by the coding sequence ATGAACGAATTAGAGAAATATATGCCCAACTTTGAAAGCCGTCTCGATCTGACAGAGCTGCAGGATAAGATGGAATCGGTGAAAAGGGAAGTAAAAAAAGTAATTGTAGGTCAGGATCAGGTTATCAATATGCTATTGATGTCTATTCTGTCATCCGGACATTCCCTGATTGAAGGGTTGCCCGGAGTCGCCAAGACGCTGACTGCAAAGTTGATCGCTAAAACTATTAACAGTACTTTTCGTCGTATCCAGTTTACGCCCGATCTGATGCCTTCAGATGTTACGGGTTCATCTATTCTGGATCTGAAGTCTAATGAATTTGAGTTTAGAAGAGGCCCCATTTTTGGAAATATCATTCTCATCGATGAGATCAACCGTGCCCCTGCAAAGACCCAGGCATCTCTTTTTGAGTGTATGTCCGAGCGTCAGGTGACAGTAGATGGAAATACCTATCCAATGGATTCCCCTTTTATTGTTTTGGCGACTCAGAATCCGATAGAGCACGAAGGAACGTATCGCTTGCCGGAGGCGCAGTTGGATCGCTTCCTGTTCAAGATCGTCGTTAACTATCCCGAATTCAGTCAGGAGCTAACCATATTAAAAGAACACCATGCACAGAAGGCTGGTAACAAAGAAGCGTTGGTTCAGCAGGTCGTTTCAGGTGAGGAGATTGTGTTGTTTCAATCACAGGTCAAGCTGGTCTTTGCACATGAAGATGTCCTGAACTATATAGCGCAGATTATTGTACAGACCCGGACTAATCCGAATCTGACTTTAGGAGCTTCGCCGAGAGCTTCAATTGCAATTCTGGAGGCTTCAAAAGCATCTGCAGCACTTCTTGGGCGAGATTTTATCACGCCGGATGATGTCAAGTACGTTGCTCCTGCTATTCTCGGACACCGGGTGACACTCACGCCTGAAAAGGAAATGGAAGGATTCACCACCGAATTTATTATCAAACAAATTGTAGACGGTGTAGAGATTCCAAGATGA
- a CDS encoding stage II sporulation protein M, translated as MREPSFIDRNKEKWATIESNLANKADIDPDELASNYIELTNDLAYAQTFYPQSKTKQYLNELSLIAHQKIYKDQRASNNQFLHFVNYEIPEAIWKIRRQLLYSLLIFCLAVGIGFLSAHYDEQFVRLILGDGYVDFTTEKIKEGDPAAIYDEGGMFGSALAITINNVRVAFYAFIFGIFYSIGSGYILFSNGIMLGAFHYMFFKYGVMQEAMSAIWIHGTIEISVIIIAGGCGLTLGNSMLFPKSYTRLESFKRGAKLASKVLISTVPFFIIAGTLEGFVTRFYQSSLAMCLAIIFASLFAIVYFYIWRPYQLARKFEWS; from the coding sequence ATGCGAGAACCTTCATTCATAGACCGAAATAAAGAAAAATGGGCAACTATTGAAAGCAATTTAGCAAATAAAGCTGATATTGATCCGGATGAATTAGCCTCAAATTATATCGAACTTACGAATGATTTGGCATATGCGCAAACTTTTTACCCTCAAAGTAAGACAAAGCAATATCTCAACGAATTGTCCCTTATAGCTCATCAGAAGATTTATAAAGATCAACGGGCATCTAATAACCAGTTTCTACATTTTGTAAATTATGAAATCCCAGAGGCGATCTGGAAAATAAGAAGACAACTGCTCTATTCTCTCTTGATTTTCTGTCTTGCTGTAGGCATCGGCTTTCTTTCTGCTCATTACGATGAACAGTTTGTCCGGCTGATATTAGGAGACGGGTATGTAGACTTTACAACAGAAAAAATAAAAGAAGGAGATCCTGCCGCTATCTACGATGAAGGAGGTATGTTCGGATCTGCATTAGCGATTACCATTAATAATGTGAGAGTAGCATTTTATGCCTTTATTTTTGGGATATTCTATAGCATTGGGTCCGGTTATATCCTGTTCTCAAACGGAATTATGCTGGGCGCATTTCATTATATGTTTTTCAAGTACGGAGTGATGCAAGAGGCTATGTCCGCTATTTGGATCCATGGAACAATCGAGATTTCAGTAATTATCATTGCCGGAGGCTGCGGTCTCACATTAGGAAACAGTATGCTGTTCCCAAAATCATATACACGGCTGGAATCATTTAAACGAGGAGCCAAGCTGGCGAGCAAGGTGCTCATCAGTACCGTTCCGTTTTTTATTATTGCAGGTACATTAGAAGGATTTGTGACCCGTTTTTATCAGTCATCTTTAGCGATGTGCCTGGCTATTATTTTTGCGTCCTTATTTGCGATTGTATATTTTTATATTTGGAGACCTTATCAATTAGCCAGAAAATTTGAATGGAGTTAA
- a CDS encoding DUF58 domain-containing protein, producing MIRRIRRLYFTNQFFYSLLGMALLFTVSFFVKGMFLVVGIVFWLLLICWVWDLMFLHFGKNRVEIERHYPEKLSNGDDNHFELAFISHYPKKVKARVLEEFPMQLQIREKEFEIELSSLIPKHVEYELRPTKRGIYEFGRCHVLVRNLGFFERKFLLEEPLKIPCYPSFIQLRKYQLMATTDRLKEMGIKRIRKIGSTLEFDHVREYVRGDEYRFMNWKASAKHKKLMVNQYQEEKSQPIYSFIDTGRAMRMPFNEMTLLDYSINSVLVLSNAAILKQDRAGMLTFSNGIANHIPAEKRNNQMQKVSEALYSITTLFEESEFGKLYAFANKHINKRSLIFVYTNFETMDSLNRQMPYLKMINKTHIVVVVVFKNTELIQMAKENTHYTIDIYNQIIAEKFVYEKSLIIQELNRQGIQTIYTAPEQLTINSINKYLEIKARGLI from the coding sequence ATGATCAGGCGTATAAGAAGACTTTATTTCACTAATCAGTTTTTCTATTCCTTATTAGGAATGGCTCTTTTGTTTACTGTTTCCTTTTTTGTGAAGGGAATGTTTCTGGTAGTAGGTATTGTCTTCTGGCTACTGTTGATCTGTTGGGTTTGGGATCTTATGTTTTTGCATTTTGGTAAGAATAGAGTGGAGATTGAGCGACATTACCCTGAAAAATTATCCAACGGAGATGACAATCATTTTGAGCTTGCTTTTATAAGTCACTATCCGAAGAAGGTAAAAGCCAGAGTTCTGGAAGAATTTCCAATGCAGTTACAGATTCGTGAAAAGGAATTTGAAATAGAACTGTCGTCTTTAATTCCGAAACATGTGGAGTACGAGTTGAGACCAACCAAAAGAGGTATATATGAATTCGGCAGATGTCATGTTCTGGTTCGGAATCTGGGTTTCTTCGAACGGAAATTTCTTTTGGAAGAACCTTTAAAAATACCATGTTATCCCTCCTTTATTCAGTTGCGAAAATATCAGCTTATGGCAACAACAGACAGACTGAAAGAGATGGGAATCAAGCGAATCCGCAAAATCGGCTCAACTCTGGAATTTGATCATGTGCGGGAATATGTGAGAGGAGATGAATACCGCTTTATGAACTGGAAAGCTTCTGCCAAACATAAAAAGCTGATGGTCAATCAGTATCAGGAAGAGAAATCTCAGCCCATATATTCCTTTATTGATACCGGCCGTGCCATGCGCATGCCGTTTAACGAGATGACCTTGCTGGATTATTCGATCAATTCAGTACTTGTTTTGTCCAATGCTGCAATACTGAAGCAAGACAGAGCCGGAATGCTGACGTTCTCAAACGGGATTGCAAATCATATTCCTGCGGAGAAGAGAAACAATCAGATGCAGAAAGTGTCAGAGGCACTATATAGTATTACAACGCTATTTGAAGAGTCTGAATTTGGAAAACTATATGCATTTGCGAATAAGCATATTAATAAGAGATCTCTGATTTTTGTGTATACTAATTTTGAGACAATGGATAGCCTAAACAGGCAGATGCCCTATCTCAAAATGATCAATAAGACCCATATCGTTGTAGTCGTTGTATTTAAGAATACCGAATTGATACAGATGGCAAAGGAGAACACGCATTATACAATAGATATATATAATCAGATTATAGCGGAGAAATTTGTTTACGAAAAGAGTCTTATTATTCAGGAACTGAATCGTCAGGGGATCCAGACGATTTATACCGCACCGGAACAATTGACAATCAATTCAATAAACAAATATCTGGAAATAAAAGCCCGTGGATTAATCTAA
- the metK gene encoding methionine adenosyltransferase, with the protein MAYLFTSESVSEGHPDKVADQISDALIDNFLAWDQDARVAIETLVTTGQVVLAGEVKSKIYLDVQKIARSVIEKIGYTKSAYMFEANSCGILSAIHEQSADINQGVDRKTKQEQGAGDQGIMFGYATNETDNYMPLALDLSHRLLYELADLRRENKEITYLRPDAKSQVTLEYDSNHKPVRIDTIVISTQHDDFDEESTMLNKITEDIKAILIPRVKAQLKPELQSLFDDKIKFHINPTGKFVIGGPHGDTGLTGRKIIVDTYGGKGAHGGGAFSGKDPSKVDRSAAYATRHIAKNLVAAGVAEEILVQVSYAIGVKDPMGVYVNTYGTSKVNLTDGQIAQKISELFDMTPYGIETRLGLRNPIYSETAAYGHMGRTPRSVTKTFENSNGEQKTVEVDLFTWEKLDFVDQIKAAFNI; encoded by the coding sequence ATGGCTTATTTATTTACTTCAGAATCGGTTTCGGAAGGACATCCTGACAAAGTTGCCGATCAAATTTCAGATGCATTAATAGATAATTTCCTTGCGTGGGATCAGGATGCACGTGTAGCAATCGAAACTTTAGTCACTACAGGTCAGGTTGTACTTGCCGGTGAGGTAAAATCCAAGATATATCTGGACGTACAGAAGATTGCACGTTCAGTCATTGAAAAGATTGGCTATACCAAATCAGCTTATATGTTTGAAGCCAATTCCTGTGGTATATTATCTGCTATCCATGAACAGTCTGCCGATATCAATCAAGGTGTAGACCGTAAAACAAAACAAGAACAAGGCGCCGGTGATCAGGGAATCATGTTTGGTTATGCGACCAATGAAACCGACAATTACATGCCTTTAGCACTTGATCTTTCGCACCGTCTGCTTTACGAACTGGCAGATTTGCGTAGAGAGAATAAAGAAATCACGTATCTGCGGCCGGATGCCAAGTCTCAGGTGACTTTAGAATATGACAGCAATCACAAGCCTGTACGCATTGATACGATTGTAATCTCTACACAACATGATGATTTTGATGAAGAATCAACAATGTTGAATAAGATTACGGAAGATATTAAAGCAATCCTGATTCCTCGTGTAAAAGCTCAGCTAAAACCAGAATTGCAATCCTTATTTGATGATAAGATCAAATTTCACATTAATCCGACCGGAAAATTTGTGATCGGAGGTCCTCACGGTGATACAGGATTGACAGGACGTAAAATCATTGTGGATACATACGGGGGCAAGGGTGCTCACGGCGGCGGGGCTTTCTCAGGAAAAGACCCTTCAAAAGTAGACCGTTCTGCGGCTTATGCAACACGTCACATTGCAAAAAATCTGGTAGCAGCCGGAGTTGCAGAGGAAATATTAGTACAGGTATCTTATGCTATCGGTGTTAAAGATCCGATGGGTGTATATGTAAATACTTACGGCACCAGCAAAGTAAACTTAACAGACGGACAGATTGCACAAAAGATATCGGAGTTATTTGATATGACTCCTTACGGAATCGAAACCCGCCTGGGATTAAGAAACCCGATCTATTCAGAAACTGCTGCCTATGGCCACATGGGACGTACCCCAAGATCTGTAACCAAAACTTTTGAAAACAGCAATGGTGAACAAAAAACGGTAGAAGTAGATCTGTTTACCTGGGAAAAATTAGATTTTGTAGATCAGATCAAAGCTGCATTTAATATCTAA
- a CDS encoding translation initiation factor, translating to MNKHKKQRFEGIVYSTSDDFDYQESDITEEAETLPANKQLLKVMLDRKMRKGKVVTIVTGFIGSDADLEILAKKLKQKCGVGGTSKNGEIMIQGDFKQKIVDLLNQDSYKVKVVGG from the coding sequence ATGAATAAGCATAAAAAACAACGTTTTGAAGGAATTGTATATTCCACTTCTGACGATTTTGATTATCAGGAGAGCGATATTACAGAAGAAGCAGAGACACTTCCAGCCAATAAGCAGTTGCTGAAGGTAATGCTTGACCGCAAAATGAGAAAGGGAAAAGTTGTTACAATTGTAACCGGTTTCATAGGTTCGGATGCCGACCTGGAAATCCTAGCAAAAAAATTGAAGCAAAAATGTGGAGTTGGCGGGACATCTAAAAATGGTGAAATTATGATTCAAGGTGATTTTAAACAAAAAATAGTTGACTTGTTGAACCAGGACAGCTATAAAGTCAAAGTCGTTGGCGGATAG